Sequence from the Microbacterium sp. 1.5R genome:
CGCGAGTGCTCCCGGCCGCAGCGGAGCGGTCTCGGGTGCCAGGAAGAAGAGCCCCGCGAGCACGATGTGCACGGCGGTCAGGGGTGCGAAGACGTCGAGCAGCGGCTGTCCGGTCACGTCCAGTGCGATGCCCGAGACGAGCGCGCCGAGGGCGAGGCCGATTCCGGGGCTGAGCGCGTTCCACAGTGCGGCGACCCTCGAACGGCCACCGGGGGCGAGGTCGAGCGCGGCGGCCGAGAGGGCTGCGATGAGCACGCCACTCGCCGCACCCTGCAGGATGCGGGCGAGCATGAGCGTGGCGACCGTATCGGCATGCCAGAACAGCACCATGCTCGCGGCGAGCACCAGGAGACCGCCGATCGCGACCGGTCGCCGCCCGACATGGTCGGAGAGCGAGCCTGCGGTGAGCAGGGCGAGCAGCAGGGCGACCGCGTAGACGGCGAAGACGGCGCTGATGACGATCGCGTCGAATCCGATCTCTGCGGCGAGCACGGGGTAGAACGGCGATGGCGCACTCGCGCCCATCATCATCGCGATCTGCGTCACGACGGCCAGCGCGAAGCCGAAACGCGGGCGACGGATCCGAGATGCGGTCGCGGTCGTGTCGATCGGTGACGTGGTGGTCATGAGTGCTCCCGCGGTATCGGTTCGAGATTCATCGAACTATCGGAGCGTACTCGCGATCCCGCGATTGTTCAACTATTCTCGAACCATGCCTGGCGAACTCCCGCACCCCGAGCGATCCGAGATCCAGCTCACCGACGTGCTCTTCGCCCTCAGCGACCCCGAGCGTCTGGCGATCGCGCGACAGCTCGCCGACGGCCCGCTCGACATGGCGGAATGCCACGCGACCGACCCGAACCTGCCGAAGTCCACCAAGTCGCATTTCATGAAGGTGCTGCGCGAAGCGGGCGTGATCCGCAACGAGCCCAACGGCCGGCGACGGATGCTGACGCTGCGCCGCGCAGAGCTCGACGAGCTGTTCCCCGGCCTGCTGGAGTCCGTGCTGCGTTCGTGACCCGCAACAGCCCAGGCGAGAGCCCACCGCCTCAGCGGAAGTGCGACGCGCCGTTCAGGTCGAGCACCGTGCCCGATGCCCACACCGCGGTCGGCGAGGTGAGATAGGCGACGGCATCCGCGACCTCTTCGGGCGTGCCCACCCGGCCGAACGGACTCTGACCGCGGATGCTGTCGCCCTGCTCTCCCTCGAGCTTCGCCGTCTGCCGGTCTGTCGCCACCATTCCCGGAGCGACCGAGGTGACCGAGATGCCGTGGGGTGCGAGCACCAGCGCCATCGACTGCCCGAACGCCTGCAGTCCTGCCTTGGTCGCGGCGTACGCGGGGTGGTCGGCCTCTCCGCGGAACGCGCCGCGTGACCCGATGTTGACGATCGATCCGCCGCTGCCCCGCTCGATCATGTGCTGAGCGACGAGCATCGTGACGTTCGAAGCGCCGAGCAGGTTCACCGAGGCCATGGCAGACCAGGCGCGCTGCCACTCGGCATACGTCGTCGAGTCGACGCGATGCTCGTTCGCCGCGCTCGGGGCCACGGCTGCATTGTTCACCAGGATGTCGAGTGAACCCAGGGCTGTGATGCCCTCCTCGACCACGCGCTGCGCCTCCGCCGGATCCCCGAGGTCGCCGCCCACGATCGCATGGTCCGAGCCTTCGAGTGAGGCGAGGGTCTCTTCCGCGGACGCGCGATCACGGCCGTAGTGCACGACGACCCGGTCGCCCCGTCGGGCGAAGGCCTGCGCCACTGCGCGGCCGATGCCGCGCGAGCTGCCCGTGATCAGCGCATGCGCCATCTCAGGACGCGACCCGCGTGCGACCGACCGCATGCACCGCCGGCTCGATCTCGGACCACACCGAATCCAGCGAGAGGTGCAGCACGCCGGCGATCGCGGCGATGGTCGAGAAGGCGGGGGTCGCCACGCGACCCGACTCGATCTTGCGCAGGGTCTCGGGCGAGACTCCCGCCTCGAGGGCGACGCTCAGCATCGATCGCTCACCGCGCGCTCGCCGCAGCAGCGCGCCGAGGCGCTCGCCCCGCTCGACCTCGGCGGGAGTCAGGGGCATCCGAACCATCATGTGCCCATTGTAATACCGGGATAGTATTACCGGGATAGTTATTGGAACGACTGACGGCGAGCTGTGGAGAACCCCATGATCGAGATCCTGAACCGCGACGAACTGGCTCGTGCACGAGACGCGGGCGCCCTCGTCGGCGGCATCCTCCAGTCCCTCAAGGAGCGAGCCGCGGTCGGGGTGAACCTGCTCGACCTCGACCGCTGGACGAAGCAGATGATCGAGGATGCCGGTGCGCAGTCCTGCTACGTCGATTACGCCCCCTCCTTCGGCCGGGGGCCCTTCGGCCACTACGTCTGCACTGCCGTGAACGACGCGGTGCTGCACGGGATGCCGCACGACTACGCCCTCCTCGACGGCGACCTTCTCACTCTCGACCTCGCCGTCACGCTCCGGGGGATCTCAGCGGATGCCGCCGTCAGCTTCGTGGTCGGCGACGGTGCGGCATCCGCCGACCTCGACATGATCGACGCGACCGAGCGTGCGCTGGCCGCCGCGATCGCCGCAGCCCGACCCGGCGCGCGCATCGGCGACCTCTCCCACGCGATCGGCACGGTGCTCGGCGACGCGGGCTACCCGATCAATCTCGAGTTCGGCGGCCATGGCATCGGTTCGACGATGCACCAGGATCCGCACGTCGCGAACGACGGACGCCCCGGCCGCGGCTACAGACTGCGCCCCGGCCTGCTGCTCGCACTGGAACCGTGGGTGATGGCCGACACCGACCGGCTGGTCACCGACGACGACGGCTGGACGCTGCGCAGTGCGACCGGATGCCGCACAGCCCACACCGAGCACACCATCGCCATCACCGAGACCGGGGCCGAGGTGCTCACGCTGCCGCGCTGACCCTCGTCACTTCGTGCGCGAGCCGCTCCGCACCCGACGCACAGCGCGGCCGGCCAGGTCCTTGAGCCGGCCGCCGGGGTACTGCCTGCGCAGCTCGACGGCGCCGCCGCGTCCCGCGACCGGCGTGCACGTGCGCCCGGCGAGCAGGGGAGAGCGTCCCGCGGCGGCGAGCGTCGCAGCATCCGCTCGGAGGGGGACGTCGAAGGTCCACCCCGCCCGTCGCACGGTCACGAAGAGCTTCGCCCCGCGCGACTCGTCGTCGGGTCGGAACACCTTCAGCGGGTCGATCGCGATGCGGAGGGAGTCGAGGCTGCGCGGGTGCAGGTTCGCCACACGACGCTCGATCGCCGCGGCCTTGTCGCGCCACACCAGCTCGACGTGATCGTTGGACATCTCCCGCTTGGCTTCGAGAAGACCGGTCGGAAGGCCGTCCATCGCGATCGGCAGTGACGTCATGACGCCCGTGCCCGGCTCGAACTCGAGTGCGTCCTGCCCGTCGCGGGTGATCGAGACATCGACGGTGAGATACAGTCCGCCGCCCCGCGACCACCGTGCCGACGTCACCACCGCCCGGCAGGTGAGCTCGGCCTCGAACCGCGCGAACGTCAGCAGGTCGGCGCGTCGATCGGCTCGCAGCAGTGCGGCCCGGATGCGGTTCGGAAAGGCCAGCCCCCCGTCGACGCCGGGTCCGAAGCGCCGTCGCGCGAGCGGGATGACGACGTCGAGCAGGCGCTGGCGATACTCCTCGGGGTACCCGGCGTACTTCTTGCCCGACACCCGCTTGAGGATCTTGCCGCGGAACCAGTGCCGCAGCAGCCGGTCGCGCAGTCGCCCCGGTTCGGTGTACCGCTCGACGAGATCGAGCACGGCCTCGAGATGCGGGAAGTACGTCTCGGGTTCGATCCGCGACGAACTGGCACTGCCCGCGTGCTTGACCCACGCGTAGCAGGGGCGGCTGGCGAGGATCGAGATCGTCGACGCCTCGAAGTACGCCCTCATCACGAACAGATGGTCTTCGAGGCGCACCTTGCCGTCGGGGAATCGGATGCGCTTCTCGCGCAGGAACGAGGTGCGGAACATCTTGTGCGGCGTCAGCATCTCGAGCAGCGGATCCTCGCCGAGGCGCGCACGGGGGATGTCGCGGCGGAAGATGCGACTCGGAAGCCGCCGGCCGATGCCGACCTCCCTGCCGACCACGACATCGGATGCATGCTCGTCGGCGTAGTCGCAGAGCGCCTCGAGGGCGCCGTCGTAGAGCCAGTCGTCCTGATCGACGAACTGGATGTACGTGCCGCGCGCATCGTCGATCCCGTGGTTGCGCGGCGTTCCCGGCCACCCCGAATGCGGCAGATACGCGACGCGCACGTAGGGACGATCACGCGCGATCTCGACCAGTCGAGCCGCCGTCTCTTCACCGGAGCCGTCGTCGCAGAGCAGCACCTCGAACCGGCCGTGATCGAGCGTCTGCCGATCGAGAGACGCGATGAGCTCGTCGAATGCCGCTCCCGGACGGAACACGGGAACGACGACGCTCACTCTGATCGAAGTGGACGGTGGGGAAACGGCAGGGGAAGACGACATCGACGGCAGTCAAACATCGTCGGCTATGGAGCGCACGGGGCTTGCTTTCAGCGCCGTGTGCGTGCAGTGCGTGCGGCGTGTGCGTGCTGTGCGTGTCAGTGGGATCGTGCGTGGACCGCCGCGCGGCCACGGAGGAAGCCGATGACGCCGTCGTCGTCGGCGAGCGCGATCGCCCGCGCGTAGGCCTCACCGGCATCCTGTCCGGCCTCGGCGAGCAGCCCCGCTCGAGCCGCCCAGTACGGCTGGAATCCCTCTGCATGGGCCGGGAGCGCGGCGAGGCCCGCCTCCGCTCCGTCGATGCGCGCGGTGACGACGGCGGCCGCGACCCGGGCACCGAGGGTCGGAGCGACCGCGAGAAGCGCGGCGTACAGCATCCGCAGCGAGTCCCAATCGGTTGCCCCGTGCGCAGCCGGTCGCAGTGCACCGCCTGGATCGCCGCCTCGAGTTGGAATCGTCCCGGCGCACCGGTCGGCCGCGCTCGCCGCAGGTACGCCTCGCCCTCGGCGATCAGGGCCGCATCCCAGGTCTGAGGATCCTGCTCGTCGAGGGGGATGAACTCGCGAGAGCGCCGCGCGAGAGTCAGCGTCGTGAGGGCGGCCAGCCCCCACGCCTCGGGCTCGTCCTCGAGAAGACCCGCCAGAGTGGCGGCCAGGTACTGCGCCTCGCCCGCCATCGACTCGGCGTCGCCGCGCCAGGTGAGCGCGGCGCATCCGTAGACCGCCTCCAGCACAGCGGGCAATCGTTCGGGCATCGAGCGGCGGTCCGGAATCGCGAACGGGATGCGGGCATCTCTGATGCGTCGCTTCGCCCGCACCAGGCGCTGTGCCATCGCCGTCGCCGGAACGGCGAACGCGCGCGCGACCTCGGCCGCCTCGAATCCGAGCACGGTCTGGAGCATGAGCGGGGCGCGCACGGCCGGGTCGATCGCCGGATGCGCGCACACGAACAGCAGCTCGAGTCGCTTGTCGCCGATCGCGAGCGGATCGTGGTCGGCGAGCGGATCGACGCGAGCGCTCTCCTCGGCGAGGGGAGCGGATGCCGTCGCCGCGGCCGACTTCCACATATCGCGCAGCCTGTTCCTCGCCACGGTCATCAACCACCCTTCCGGGTTGTCGGGCACTCCGGCATCCGGCCAGCGCCGCAGCGCCTCTTCGAACGCTCCCGCAAGGGAGTCCTCGGCGAGTGCGAGGTCGCCGGACCGCGCCGCGAGCAGCGCGACCAGCCGGCCGTAGGAGGTCCGCGCCGCACTCTCTGCAGCGGCCCGGACCCCCTCGGGGATCATCGGTTCGGAGTCCAGACGCCGTCGACCGTGAACACGGCACCCGGGCGGATCTCGACCGCACCCCAGAACGCCGGCGGGGCCTGGCGGGCGAATCCGATCGCGGCATCCAGGTCGGGCACGTCGATGACGACCGTGCCGCCGAGCTGCTCTTTCGTGTCGGCGAACGGGCCGTCCTGCACCTGCAGCGCGTCATCGCGCACGCGAACGGTGGTGCTGACGGCCGACGGCTGCAGGACCTCGGCCGAGACGAGCACCCCTGCCGACTGCAGGGTGGTGGCGTAGCTCGCGAATGCGGCCTGGCCCTCTGCGAGCGCCTCGGCGCCCAGAGTCTCGGCATCGAGCTCTTCGTAGTGCAACAGCAGTGTGTAGCGCATGTCTCTTCCTCACTGTTCGACGGTCAGCGTACAGAGAGATGACGATCGAGCAGCAGGTCGATCGACACATCCGCCGAAGTTCGCCTTCCGCGCCGAGACTCCCACCCCACATTCAGCCTTAACGATATATCGTTGACTATCGCTCACCACTTCCGGGAGGTCATCATGAACAACGCATTCCCCTCGAACCCGTTCGGCGGATCCGGCTTCGGCTCGGGCCAGGGCGGACCCGCATCCGCGATCTTCGATGCCATGGAGCAGCTCCGCAAGTCCTTCGAGCAGCGCCCCAGCGGCGGCTCGCGCATGGCGAAGGGCGACGTCCGCACCGCGGTGCTGTCGCTGCTCACCGAGAAGCCGATGCACGGCTACCAGATCATCAACGAGATCGCCGATCGCAGCGGCGGATCGTGGAAGCCGAGCGCAGGCTCGGTCTACCCCACCCTGCAGCTGCTGGCCGACGAGGGCCTGATCGAGGCTCAGGAGCAGAACGGTCGCAAGACCTACTCGCTCACCGAGGCCGGCCGCGCCGTCGCCGCCGAGCACACCGAGACCCCCGCTCCGTGGGAGTCGCAGTCGAAGAGCGAGGGCTCGCACGACAACCCCCGCTACAGCGCACTGCCCAAGGCGGGCGTCGACCTCGCGGCGGCAGCCGCGGCCGTCGGTCGCAGCGGCAGCACCGAGCAGGTGCAGCAGGCGGTCGAGATCCTCGACGAGGCCCGCCGTAGGCTGTACTCGATCCTCGCTCAGGACTGATCGCACACGACACAGGGACGACACATGACGGATGCTGCGGCGCAGGGCGCCCATCGTGCCCGGTACCGCCGCATCCTGTCGTTCGCGGCGCGCGAGTTCCTCAAGGTCTGGTGGTTCGAGCTCGTGCTGCCGCGCTTCGGCATGAGCTCGATCGCCGAGCGCACCCGGGCGCCGCGCATGCAGCGCTTCGCGAAGCGGTTCCACGTGCTCGCGGTCGAACTCGGCGGCCTCATGATCAAGGTCGGGCAGTTCATGTCGTCACGCCTCGACGTGCTGCCGCCCGAGATCACGAAGGAGCTCGAGGGACTGCAGGACGAGGTCCCGGCCGTGCCGTTCGCCGACATCCGCGCGGCCGCCGAGGCCGAACTCGGCCGTCCGCTCGCGGAGGCCTACGCCTGGTTCGATGAGACGCCGGTGGCTGCGGCATCCCTCGGCCAGGCGCACCGGGCCCGCCTCTCCGCACAGGATGCCGTCGACACCGGTCTCGGCGACGTCGTCGTCAAGGTGCAGCGCCCCGGCATCGACGAGATCGTCGCGGTCGACCTCGCGGCACTCCGCCGCGTCGCCCGCTGGGCGATGCGCGTCCGACTGGTCGCCGATCGGGTCGACGCTCCCGGCCTCGTCGAGGAGTTCGCGCAGACCAGCCTCGAGGAGATCGACTACCTGCACGAGGCCGCCAGCGCCGAGCGCTTTCGTGAGAACTTCGCCGGCGACCCGCGCGTCAGCGCCCCCGAGATCGTCTGGGAGCGGTCGACCCGGCGCGTGCTCACGCTCTCGGACGTCACCGCGATCAAGATCAACGACACGGATGCTCTGCGGGCAGCCGGCATCGATCCGGCCGAGGTCGCCGATGTGTTCGCCGAGGTCATGTTCGACCAGGTGTTCACGCACAGCTTCGTGCACGCCGACCCGCACCCGGGCAACATCTTCGTGACACCGGAGGCCGACTCGACGACCGGCCGCAACTTCCGCCTCACCTTCATCGACTTCGGGATGATGGCCGAGGTGCCCGACAACCTCCGCGACGGTCTGCGCACCCTGCTGATCGCGGTCGCCGGTCGCGACAGTCGAGGCCTGGTCACAGCGGCCCAGGAGATCGGCGTGCTGCTGCCCTCCGCCGACACCGCCGAGCTCGAGCGGGCGCTCCGCGCGCTGTTCGCCCGCTTCGGCGGCATGGGCTTCGCAGAGCTCAGCAAGGTCGACCCTCGGGAGTTCACCGACTTCGCCGACGAGTTCGGCGACATGGTGCGCTCGCTTCCGCTCCAGCTGCCCG
This genomic interval carries:
- a CDS encoding ArsR/SmtB family transcription factor gives rise to the protein MPGELPHPERSEIQLTDVLFALSDPERLAIARQLADGPLDMAECHATDPNLPKSTKSHFMKVLREAGVIRNEPNGRRRMLTLRRAELDELFPGLLESVLRS
- a CDS encoding MFS transporter, encoding MTTTSPIDTTATASRIRRPRFGFALAVVTQIAMMMGASAPSPFYPVLAAEIGFDAIVISAVFAVYAVALLLALLTAGSLSDHVGRRPVAIGGLLVLAASMVLFWHADTVATLMLARILQGAASGVLIAALSAAALDLAPGGRSRVAALWNALSPGIGLALGALVSGIALDVTGQPLLDVFAPLTAVHIVLAGLFFLAPETAPLRPGALASLSFRLSVPAGIRSDFWRGAPAIIAGWATGGLFLSLGANIVRTQLGGEAHVWQGLAVAMLAGVGAVTAFLFRNRRPRTSVIFGTAALAVGTALSLWALATGSLPFYLAATAVTGMGFGTAFSGVVASLAPRIPPTDRADTFAVIYLLAYLAFGVPAVVAGILVGVFGLGAVCVGYGVAVIALALIALVLRVRRAE
- a CDS encoding PadR family transcriptional regulator; the protein is MNNAFPSNPFGGSGFGSGQGGPASAIFDAMEQLRKSFEQRPSGGSRMAKGDVRTAVLSLLTEKPMHGYQIINEIADRSGGSWKPSAGSVYPTLQLLADEGLIEAQEQNGRKTYSLTEAGRAVAAEHTETPAPWESQSKSEGSHDNPRYSALPKAGVDLAAAAAAVGRSGSTEQVQQAVEILDEARRRLYSILAQD
- a CDS encoding SDR family NAD(P)-dependent oxidoreductase, producing MAHALITGSSRGIGRAVAQAFARRGDRVVVHYGRDRASAEETLASLEGSDHAIVGGDLGDPAEAQRVVEEGITALGSLDILVNNAAVAPSAANEHRVDSTTYAEWQRAWSAMASVNLLGASNVTMLVAQHMIERGSGGSIVNIGSRGAFRGEADHPAYAATKAGLQAFGQSMALVLAPHGISVTSVAPGMVATDRQTAKLEGEQGDSIRGQSPFGRVGTPEEVADAVAYLTSPTAVWASGTVLDLNGASHFR
- a CDS encoding YciI family protein; its protein translation is MRYTLLLHYEELDAETLGAEALAEGQAAFASYATTLQSAGVLVSAEVLQPSAVSTTVRVRDDALQVQDGPFADTKEQLGGTVVIDVPDLDAAIGFARQAPPAFWGAVEIRPGAVFTVDGVWTPNR
- a CDS encoding ABC1 kinase family protein — translated: MTDAAAQGAHRARYRRILSFAAREFLKVWWFELVLPRFGMSSIAERTRAPRMQRFAKRFHVLAVELGGLMIKVGQFMSSRLDVLPPEITKELEGLQDEVPAVPFADIRAAAEAELGRPLAEAYAWFDETPVAAASLGQAHRARLSAQDAVDTGLGDVVVKVQRPGIDEIVAVDLAALRRVARWAMRVRLVADRVDAPGLVEEFAQTSLEEIDYLHEAASAERFRENFAGDPRVSAPEIVWERSTRRVLTLSDVTAIKINDTDALRAAGIDPAEVADVFAEVMFDQVFTHSFVHADPHPGNIFVTPEADSTTGRNFRLTFIDFGMMAEVPDNLRDGLRTLLIAVAGRDSRGLVTAAQEIGVLLPSADTAELERALRALFARFGGMGFAELSKVDPREFTDFADEFGDMVRSLPLQLPENMLLLIRAVSLTSGMCSSLDPSFNVWDAAEPYAGRLLRDESGNLMQDMAQQAMETAAVTYRLPKRIDAIITRVDDGNVTFDTSALERRLDRLEGIARRIGSGVLFAAMLVGGALLVTPLPPLGITLICVSALPLLHSVFGGRRSR
- a CDS encoding glycosyltransferase family 2 protein, coding for MSVVVPVFRPGAAFDELIASLDRQTLDHGRFEVLLCDDGSGEETAARLVEIARDRPYVRVAYLPHSGWPGTPRNHGIDDARGTYIQFVDQDDWLYDGALEALCDYADEHASDVVVGREVGIGRRLPSRIFRRDIPRARLGEDPLLEMLTPHKMFRTSFLREKRIRFPDGKVRLEDHLFVMRAYFEASTISILASRPCYAWVKHAGSASSSRIEPETYFPHLEAVLDLVERYTEPGRLRDRLLRHWFRGKILKRVSGKKYAGYPEEYRQRLLDVVIPLARRRFGPGVDGGLAFPNRIRAALLRADRRADLLTFARFEAELTCRAVVTSARWSRGGGLYLTVDVSITRDGQDALEFEPGTGVMTSLPIAMDGLPTGLLEAKREMSNDHVELVWRDKAAAIERRVANLHPRSLDSLRIAIDPLKVFRPDDESRGAKLFVTVRRAGWTFDVPLRADAATLAAAGRSPLLAGRTCTPVAGRGGAVELRRQYPGGRLKDLAGRAVRRVRSGSRTK
- the map gene encoding type I methionyl aminopeptidase → MIEILNRDELARARDAGALVGGILQSLKERAAVGVNLLDLDRWTKQMIEDAGAQSCYVDYAPSFGRGPFGHYVCTAVNDAVLHGMPHDYALLDGDLLTLDLAVTLRGISADAAVSFVVGDGAASADLDMIDATERALAAAIAAARPGARIGDLSHAIGTVLGDAGYPINLEFGGHGIGSTMHQDPHVANDGRPGRGYRLRPGLLLALEPWVMADTDRLVTDDDGWTLRSATGCRTAHTEHTIAITETGAEVLTLPR
- a CDS encoding helix-turn-helix domain-containing protein, with the protein product MVRMPLTPAEVERGERLGALLRRARGERSMLSVALEAGVSPETLRKIESGRVATPAFSTIAAIAGVLHLSLDSVWSEIEPAVHAVGRTRVAS